A DNA window from Sphingomonas profundi contains the following coding sequences:
- a CDS encoding alpha-hydroxy-acid oxidizing protein, producing MPHFGDYQFDIYLAGLRGVVPKYPVDFAGLEQRAEAAMSPSLLRYVQGGCGDEHTQRSNAAAFRHWGIVPRMMVDCSSRDLSIDLFGMRLPTPVFMAPIGVTGLCTQDGHGDLAAARAAAETGVPLTVSTLTNDPLEHVAAGMGDTPGFFQLYTPKDRELAESLVRRAEAAGYKALIVTLDTWTTGWRPRDLNAANFPQLRGHVMANYWSDPRFRAMVGRPPEEDVPGAVKVWTETFGKVLTWADMPWLRSLTTLPIVLKGICHPDDARRAIDEGADAIYCSNHGGRQANGGLAAIDLLPPVVAAAGGTPVLFDSGVRSGSDVAKALALGAAAVGIGRPYAYGLELGGAEGAVHVLRSLLAEADLLMAVNGFVDVAALRRAGAVRIQP from the coding sequence ATGCCGCACTTCGGCGACTATCAGTTCGACATCTACCTCGCCGGGCTGCGCGGCGTGGTGCCGAAATATCCGGTCGACTTCGCCGGGCTGGAGCAGCGGGCCGAGGCGGCCATGTCTCCCTCGCTTCTCAGATACGTCCAGGGCGGCTGCGGCGACGAGCATACCCAGCGCAGCAACGCGGCGGCGTTCCGCCACTGGGGCATCGTCCCGCGCATGATGGTCGATTGCTCGTCCCGCGACCTATCGATCGATCTGTTCGGCATGCGCCTGCCTACGCCGGTCTTCATGGCGCCGATCGGCGTCACCGGCCTCTGCACCCAGGACGGCCATGGCGACCTCGCCGCCGCCCGCGCCGCGGCCGAGACCGGCGTACCGCTGACCGTATCGACGCTGACCAACGATCCGCTGGAGCATGTCGCGGCCGGCATGGGCGACACGCCCGGCTTCTTCCAGCTCTACACGCCGAAGGACCGGGAGCTGGCCGAGAGCCTGGTGCGTCGCGCCGAGGCCGCGGGGTACAAGGCGCTGATCGTCACCCTCGACACCTGGACCACCGGCTGGCGGCCGCGCGACCTGAACGCCGCCAACTTCCCGCAGCTGCGCGGCCACGTCATGGCCAACTACTGGTCCGATCCACGCTTTCGCGCGATGGTCGGGCGGCCGCCGGAGGAGGATGTGCCCGGCGCCGTGAAGGTGTGGACGGAAACCTTCGGCAAGGTGCTCACCTGGGCGGACATGCCGTGGCTGCGATCGCTGACGACGCTGCCGATCGTGCTGAAGGGCATCTGCCACCCGGACGATGCACGCCGCGCGATCGACGAGGGGGCCGATGCGATCTACTGCTCCAACCATGGCGGGCGGCAGGCCAATGGCGGCCTGGCCGCGATCGATCTGCTGCCGCCGGTCGTGGCGGCGGCGGGCGGCACGCCGGTGCTGTTCGATTCCGGCGTCCGCTCGGGCAGCGACGTCGCCAAGGCGCTGGCGCTGGGTGCGGCGGCGGTCGGCATCGGCCGGCCATATGCCTACGGCCTCGAGCTCGGCGGCGCGGAGGGCGCGGTGCACGTGCTGCGATCGCTGCTGGCGGAGGCGGATCTGCTGATGGCGGTGAACGGCTTCGTCGATGTCGCCGCACTGCGCCGGGCCGGCGCCGTGCGCATCCAGCCCTGA
- a CDS encoding MFS transporter has protein sequence MAVLATAPREAHAIPAVWSLRALLTIGFLGVTAGIQMSDRGLQAILLSAIQHSFAVSDATIGALQGLAGVLVGSAVAVPLARLADRLSRKRVLIGLIAAWAALMMLSAVAPSFPLFFVGRAASGVTEFAMIPIVYSMIPDLAPERHRVTANLGFAALMAAGASAGFYFGEAIVAAANALVPCAIEPWRKAMLLLSLAGLPLLLLGLFVSDPPRRAAADAVDTGGSLGLFLRARWQAVGLFVGVAGSLMSAVQALNPLIALALERRFGADLGPIGHALGIVTLLTSIGCLPVAGFLDRTLRRRFGLAARPLIMGACALAAIPFAALLIIVDDVDHALLMVGSFLFVTCTANALVPTMLQDLTPATLRARSFAIWSFVVSIFCAVGPLIAGSLSDLALHGRLLEAIAVTAIPALILSAGCAMRSVLAAARAGESSPAGAAARD, from the coding sequence GTGGCCGTCCTCGCCACCGCGCCGCGCGAGGCGCACGCCATCCCGGCCGTGTGGTCGCTGCGCGCGCTCCTGACGATCGGCTTCCTGGGCGTGACGGCCGGCATCCAGATGAGCGATCGCGGGCTGCAGGCGATCCTGCTCTCCGCCATCCAGCACAGCTTCGCCGTCAGCGATGCGACGATCGGCGCGTTGCAGGGGCTGGCGGGCGTGCTGGTGGGCAGTGCGGTGGCGGTGCCGCTGGCGCGGCTGGCCGATCGCCTGTCGCGCAAGCGCGTGCTGATCGGCCTGATCGCCGCGTGGGCGGCGCTGATGATGCTGAGCGCCGTCGCACCCAGCTTCCCGCTGTTCTTCGTCGGCCGCGCCGCCTCCGGCGTCACCGAGTTCGCGATGATCCCGATCGTCTACTCGATGATCCCGGATCTGGCGCCGGAGCGGCACCGCGTGACGGCGAACCTCGGCTTCGCCGCGCTGATGGCGGCGGGGGCGAGCGCCGGCTTCTACTTCGGCGAGGCGATCGTCGCCGCCGCCAACGCGCTGGTCCCGTGCGCGATCGAGCCCTGGCGCAAGGCAATGCTGCTGCTGTCGCTCGCCGGCCTGCCGCTGCTGCTGCTCGGCCTGTTCGTCAGCGATCCGCCGCGCCGGGCCGCCGCCGACGCGGTCGATACCGGCGGCTCGCTCGGCCTGTTCCTGCGTGCGCGATGGCAGGCGGTGGGCCTGTTCGTCGGCGTGGCCGGCAGCCTGATGAGCGCGGTGCAGGCGCTCAACCCGCTGATCGCGCTGGCGCTGGAACGGCGCTTCGGCGCCGATCTGGGGCCGATCGGCCACGCGCTGGGCATCGTCACCCTGCTCACCAGCATCGGCTGCCTGCCCGTGGCCGGCTTCCTCGATCGCACGCTGCGGCGGCGCTTCGGGCTGGCCGCCCGCCCGCTGATCATGGGCGCTTGCGCACTGGCCGCGATCCCCTTCGCCGCCCTGCTGATAATCGTCGACGACGTGGACCACGCCTTGCTGATGGTGGGATCGTTCCTGTTCGTCACCTGCACCGCCAACGCGCTGGTGCCGACCATGCTGCAGGATCTGACGCCCGCCACGTTGCGCGCGCGCAGCTTCGCGATCTGGAGCTTCGTCGTCTCGATCTTCTGCGCCGTCGGGCCGCTGATCGCCGGCTCGCTCTCCGATCTGGCGCTGCACGGCCGGCTGCTGGAGGCGATCGCCGTCACCGCCATACCGGCGCTGATCCTCTCCGCCGGATGCGCCATGCGCTCCGTCCTCGCCGCCGCCCGCGCGGGGGAGTCGTCGCCGGCCGGGGCCGCCGCACGCGATTGA
- a CDS encoding metallophosphoesterase family protein: protein MITVSLSRFDPIVAPPCVPAGERIYAIGDIHGRIDLFQALLDQIRRDNEARDPATVRLILLGDIIDRGPASAELVARCRALSERSDRFVVLKGNHEAMMVDALGGNLHALALWLRNGGDAALASWGVDAALIAEGPPHKCIADARAHVPAATIAWLRALPTTLRIGDYLFVHAGIRPGVPLADQTEPDLLWIRREFLDSGADHGLVVVHGHSISARGPELRANRIGIDTGAYRTGSLTALMLEGSDRLLLSTGPGEAA, encoded by the coding sequence ATGATAACAGTATCCCTCTCCCGGTTCGATCCCATCGTGGCGCCGCCCTGCGTGCCGGCGGGAGAGCGGATCTACGCCATCGGCGACATCCACGGCCGGATCGACCTGTTCCAGGCGCTGCTCGATCAGATCCGCCGCGACAACGAGGCGCGCGATCCGGCGACGGTGCGGCTGATCCTGCTGGGCGACATCATCGATCGCGGCCCCGCCTCGGCCGAGCTGGTCGCGCGGTGCCGGGCGCTGTCCGAACGATCGGACCGCTTCGTGGTGCTGAAAGGCAATCACGAGGCGATGATGGTCGACGCGCTCGGCGGCAACCTGCACGCGCTCGCCTTGTGGCTGCGCAACGGCGGCGATGCGGCGCTCGCCAGCTGGGGCGTCGATGCCGCGCTGATCGCGGAAGGCCCGCCGCACAAATGCATCGCCGACGCGCGCGCGCATGTACCGGCGGCCACGATCGCATGGCTGCGCGCGCTGCCGACGACCCTGCGGATCGGCGACTATCTGTTCGTCCATGCCGGCATCCGCCCGGGCGTGCCGCTGGCCGACCAGACCGAGCCGGACCTGCTGTGGATCCGCCGCGAGTTCCTGGACAGCGGCGCGGATCACGGCCTTGTCGTCGTCCACGGTCACTCGATCAGCGCGCGCGGGCCGGAGCTGCGGGCCAACCGCATCGGCATCGATACCGGCGCCTACCGCACCGGATCGCTGACCGCGCTGATGCTGGAAGGGAGCGATCGCCTGCTGCTCTCCACCGGGCCAGGCGAGGCGGCATGA
- a CDS encoding polysaccharide biosynthesis tyrosine autokinase: protein MDDLPPARTGRIAPIVAAIRHHRRWVIGTVLLVLAATAIAYALVPRRFTARADLWLDHGFERLGAAGTIAASNSPLARNTELRLLGSRDLAAAVVDRMGLANVRGIGQPQAGPPVAAADARRAAIDTIADTLAIETNGNSYAVAVRFAAPDPVLATGILNHLVDSYVADRRTGGALGRRRNALQAQVAAAREAAIGRVAAVRGYDEAIGLARSPAERAAIRTELASLDGAIREAAGEETTAEARLKAAQGGGTERITSPRIRDLRARSADAGWFGGGDVQRDLATEIRRVTRLADAADAARGRANLLRSARARAAGELKAADDATALKKRLDDQAATARLRYTDLATRYQALVAQARRDPGTAYVISRATVPGARRVPDPLLFALGGLAAALLAALAVVLVRELATRGFRSRQQMERQIGRPVIGMVPDLARVADADFPADDPMGPPDYLYNHRRSPFAAAFRTIHTGLRLGVSGRSLRSVAICSALAEEGKTTVALCLARSAALAGLRVVLVDCDGRRPAASRALSPYVKTGLAQVLEDGVDYRDALQVDVPSGAWFLAQANERPVIHGAVATPQMEALVRQLERVYDLVLLDTAPTLALSEARELAAMADGVLLVARARRTPADATRMAKDMLEQAGAKVVATALTMVAS, encoded by the coding sequence ATGGACGATTTGCCGCCGGCACGCACCGGACGGATCGCGCCGATCGTGGCCGCGATCCGCCACCACCGCCGCTGGGTGATCGGCACGGTGCTGCTGGTGCTCGCCGCCACCGCGATCGCCTACGCCCTCGTGCCGCGCCGCTTCACCGCCCGCGCCGACCTGTGGCTGGATCACGGGTTCGAGCGGCTGGGCGCGGCCGGCACCATCGCCGCCTCGAACAGCCCGCTGGCGCGCAACACCGAACTGCGCCTGCTCGGCTCGCGCGATCTCGCCGCCGCGGTGGTCGATCGCATGGGCCTCGCGAACGTGCGCGGCATCGGCCAGCCGCAGGCGGGGCCGCCGGTGGCCGCGGCGGACGCCCGGCGCGCCGCGATCGATACGATCGCGGATACGCTCGCCATCGAGACCAACGGCAACTCCTATGCGGTCGCCGTCCGCTTCGCCGCGCCCGATCCGGTGCTCGCAACCGGCATCCTCAACCATCTGGTCGACAGCTACGTCGCCGATCGACGCACCGGCGGCGCACTCGGGCGCAGGCGGAACGCGCTGCAGGCGCAGGTGGCCGCCGCGCGGGAGGCGGCGATCGGGCGGGTGGCGGCGGTGCGTGGTTACGACGAGGCGATCGGCCTCGCCCGCAGCCCGGCGGAGCGCGCCGCGATCCGCACCGAACTCGCCTCGCTGGACGGCGCGATCCGCGAGGCGGCGGGCGAGGAGACGACGGCGGAGGCGCGGCTGAAGGCGGCGCAGGGCGGCGGGACGGAGCGGATCACCTCCCCCCGCATCCGCGATCTGCGCGCCCGCTCGGCGGATGCGGGCTGGTTCGGTGGCGGCGACGTCCAGCGCGATCTGGCGACCGAGATCCGCCGCGTGACCCGCCTGGCCGATGCGGCGGACGCGGCGCGCGGCCGCGCCAACCTGCTGCGCTCCGCCCGCGCCCGCGCCGCTGGGGAACTGAAAGCGGCGGACGATGCCACGGCGCTGAAGAAGCGGCTGGACGATCAGGCGGCGACGGCGCGGCTGCGCTACACGGATCTCGCCACCCGCTACCAGGCGCTGGTCGCGCAGGCCCGGCGCGATCCGGGCACGGCCTATGTGATCTCGCGCGCCACGGTGCCGGGCGCGCGGCGGGTGCCGGATCCGCTTCTGTTCGCGCTTGGCGGGCTGGCGGCGGCGCTGCTGGCGGCGCTGGCGGTGGTGCTGGTGCGCGAGCTTGCCACCAGGGGCTTCCGCTCCCGCCAGCAGATGGAGCGGCAGATCGGCCGGCCGGTGATCGGCATGGTGCCCGATCTGGCACGCGTGGCGGACGCCGATTTCCCGGCGGACGATCCGATGGGGCCGCCCGACTATCTCTACAATCATCGGCGCTCGCCGTTCGCCGCAGCCTTCCGCACGATCCACACCGGCCTCCGGCTCGGCGTCTCCGGCCGCAGCCTGCGCTCGGTGGCGATCTGCTCCGCCTTGGCCGAGGAGGGCAAGACGACCGTCGCTCTGTGCCTCGCCCGTTCCGCCGCGCTCGCCGGGCTGCGCGTGGTGCTGGTCGATTGCGACGGCCGCCGCCCCGCCGCCAGCCGCGCGCTGAGCCCCTATGTCAAGACCGGCCTGGCGCAGGTGCTGGAGGATGGCGTCGACTATCGCGACGCGCTGCAGGTGGACGTACCCTCCGGCGCGTGGTTCCTCGCCCAGGCCAATGAGCGCCCGGTGATCCATGGCGCGGTGGCCACGCCGCAGATGGAGGCGCTGGTCCGCCAGCTGGAGCGCGTCTACGATCTGGTGCTGCTGGATACCGCGCCCACGCTCGCTCTCTCCGAGGCGCGGGAGCTTGCGGCGATGGCGGACGGCGTGCTGCTGGTGGCGCGCGCGCGGCGAACCCCGGCGGACGCGACGCGGATGGCCAAGGACATGCTGGAGCAGGCCGGCGCCAAGGTGGTGGCGACGGCGCTGACGATGGTCGCCTCCTGA
- a CDS encoding tyrosine-protein kinase domain-containing protein — translation MRDETPPVSRLIPLAPHEVRLSRAAGRFGPEMILSAVRRRIGIFLAVLGTAIAVALAASLLQPSLYTASAEVLLDASGGGRGPAGDGAGDEMLILRSREMAVAVARGVRPDAAALDARGPVARLIGGAAADGERQVVDRLIAGLAVSRMADTYALTIAYTARDPAVAARIANEYARQYVAGRLAGMEGTASPLDRPFARIISGAEPPLLPSSPRPLRAVALGALAGLLLGIVAALLAERRFAGITSGRDIGERLGLSHLGSVPTLKSVLPQAASPLEAMVSAQSSGFAEAFRGVMMAIRHAGGRGTQLIAISSALPNEGKTTVSACLARSIALGGESVVLIDCDARRRDTTALFGLSASRPGLVEVLRYEATLDEALVRDEASGAWILPLTGPAEEISELLAGQGMVALLEDLRRRFKRVLIDTAPILAISATRAIATMADVTVLVVRWRATADHAIMAAAKLLPSEHVRIAGVVLAQVDLARQTKFGHGDPTFYYEQYSKYYS, via the coding sequence GTGCGCGACGAGACTCCGCCGGTCAGCCGGCTCATCCCCCTCGCGCCGCACGAGGTGCGCCTGAGCCGTGCGGCCGGGCGCTTCGGGCCGGAGATGATCCTCAGCGCGGTGCGACGGCGCATCGGCATCTTCCTGGCGGTGCTCGGTACGGCGATCGCGGTGGCACTGGCGGCCAGCCTGCTCCAGCCGTCGCTCTACACCGCATCGGCCGAGGTGCTGCTCGATGCGAGCGGCGGCGGGCGCGGGCCGGCGGGCGACGGCGCCGGCGACGAGATGCTGATCCTGCGATCCCGCGAGATGGCCGTGGCGGTGGCGCGCGGCGTGCGGCCGGACGCTGCCGCGCTCGATGCGCGCGGGCCGGTGGCGCGGCTGATCGGCGGCGCGGCGGCGGACGGCGAGCGGCAGGTGGTCGACCGCCTGATCGCCGGGCTGGCGGTTTCGCGCATGGCGGACACCTATGCGCTGACGATCGCCTATACGGCGCGCGACCCGGCCGTCGCGGCCCGCATCGCCAACGAATATGCGCGGCAGTATGTGGCCGGCCGGCTGGCCGGCATGGAGGGCACCGCCTCGCCGCTCGATCGGCCGTTCGCGCGGATCATCTCGGGCGCGGAGCCGCCGTTGCTGCCTTCCTCGCCCCGGCCGCTGCGCGCCGTCGCGCTGGGCGCGCTGGCGGGCCTGCTGCTCGGCATCGTCGCGGCCCTGCTGGCGGAGCGGCGCTTCGCCGGCATCACCAGCGGGCGCGACATCGGCGAGCGGCTGGGCCTCTCCCACCTGGGCAGCGTGCCGACGCTGAAGAGCGTGCTGCCGCAGGCGGCGTCGCCGCTGGAGGCGATGGTGAGCGCGCAATCGTCCGGCTTCGCCGAGGCGTTTCGCGGCGTGATGATGGCCATCCGCCATGCCGGCGGACGCGGCACGCAGCTGATCGCGATCAGCTCCGCTCTGCCGAACGAGGGCAAGACGACCGTCTCCGCCTGCCTCGCCCGATCGATCGCGCTGGGCGGGGAGAGCGTGGTGCTGATCGACTGCGACGCGCGGCGGCGCGACACGACCGCCCTGTTCGGCCTCTCCGCCAGTCGGCCGGGCCTGGTCGAGGTGCTGCGCTACGAGGCGACCCTGGACGAGGCGCTGGTGCGCGACGAGGCGAGCGGCGCCTGGATCCTGCCGCTCACCGGCCCGGCGGAGGAGATATCGGAGCTGCTGGCGGGGCAGGGGATGGTGGCGCTGCTGGAGGATCTGCGGCGCCGGTTCAAGCGCGTGCTGATCGATACCGCGCCGATCCTCGCCATCTCCGCCACCCGCGCCATCGCGACGATGGCCGACGTGACGGTGCTGGTCGTGCGCTGGCGGGCGACGGCGGACCACGCGATCATGGCCGCCGCGAAGCTGCTGCCAAGCGAGCATGTGCGCATCGCCGGCGTGGTGCTGGCCCAGGTCGATCTCGCCCGGCAGACGAAGTTCGGCCACGGCGACCCGACCTTCTACTACGAGCAATATTCGAAGTATTACAGCTGA
- a CDS encoding SPL family radical SAM protein: MIAEQETEPRPPAGWRPRRLLATRSALGHAHGRRVLERASALGVDIVELPGDRLNLDLPDDPRRAYVEAKATLALVVAPPSKRRLQPIAPSADWRVDLAEGCPAHCSYCYLAGSLKGPPITRVYANLDEILDGLPAYLGQGTITTRSAARAHEGTTFEASCYTDPLALEPLTGSLSAAIAWFGRWQAEAQLRFTSKFADVAPLLAIDHQGRTRMRASLNPRAFARFEGGTAPVAERIGALRRMAAAGYPIGLTIAPIIAADGWEQAYGTLIDDVAAALAAMPGLDLTVELITHRFNSGSKAVLDSWYPGSALDMTTRNRVTKRTKFGSEKQVYDAATMRLLRTFLERRIADALPAARILYWT, from the coding sequence GTGATCGCCGAGCAAGAGACCGAACCTCGCCCGCCCGCCGGATGGCGGCCTCGTCGCCTGCTCGCCACGCGTTCGGCGCTGGGGCACGCCCACGGCCGCCGCGTGCTGGAGCGGGCGTCCGCGCTGGGCGTCGACATCGTCGAGCTGCCCGGAGACCGCCTGAACCTCGACCTGCCCGACGATCCGCGCCGCGCCTATGTCGAGGCCAAGGCGACGCTGGCGCTGGTCGTCGCGCCGCCATCGAAGCGCCGGCTCCAGCCGATCGCGCCGAGTGCCGACTGGCGCGTCGATCTTGCCGAGGGCTGCCCGGCGCATTGCAGCTACTGCTACCTCGCCGGCTCCCTGAAAGGCCCGCCGATCACGCGCGTCTACGCCAATCTGGACGAGATACTGGACGGGCTGCCCGCCTATCTCGGCCAGGGCACGATCACCACGCGCAGCGCGGCGCGGGCGCACGAGGGCACCACGTTCGAGGCATCGTGCTACACCGACCCGCTGGCGCTGGAACCGCTGACCGGATCGCTCTCCGCCGCCATCGCCTGGTTCGGGCGGTGGCAGGCGGAGGCGCAGCTGCGCTTCACCAGCAAGTTCGCGGACGTGGCGCCGCTGCTCGCGATCGATCATCAGGGCCGCACGCGGATGCGCGCCTCGCTCAATCCGCGCGCCTTCGCCCGGTTCGAGGGCGGCACCGCGCCGGTGGCGGAGCGGATCGGCGCGCTGCGGCGCATGGCCGCGGCGGGCTATCCGATCGGGCTGACGATCGCGCCGATCATCGCCGCAGACGGCTGGGAGCAGGCCTATGGCACGCTGATCGACGACGTCGCCGCCGCACTCGCCGCCATGCCCGGCCTCGATCTGACGGTGGAGCTCATCACCCACCGCTTCAACAGCGGATCGAAGGCGGTGCTGGACAGCTGGTATCCCGGCTCCGCGCTCGACATGACGACCCGCAACCGCGTGACCAAGCGCACCAAGTTCGGCAGCGAGAAGCAGGTCTACGATGCCGCGACGATGCGCTTGCTTCGCACCTTCCTCGAACGCCGCATCGCCGATGCCCTGCCGGCCGCACGGATCCTCTACTGGACGTGA
- a CDS encoding sodium/sugar symporter, with protein MTLSTIDLAVVIAYAIGIFALAQYVSRDRAGHQKDSADYFLASKSLPWWAIGASLIAANISAEQIVGMAGSGYAIGLAISSYEWMAALTLLIVGKWFLPIFLRNGIYTMPQFLEQRFGPRLRTLMAVFWLGLYVFVNLTSIIWLGSIAVNQVAGIDQDVALIGLGLFALLYQIRGGLKAVAMTDIVQVTLLVFGGLCVSAITLSRIGGAAGILGGFARLQQAVPGHFDMILSADNPFYKDLPGISVLIGGMWIANLSYWGFNQYIIQRALAARDLGEAQKGIVLAAFLKILMPFVIVLPGIAAVVLAPDLAKPDQAFPTMMRLLPPGLLGLVFAALIAAIVASTASKINSIATIFTLDLYAKRRGARTAAEDDAPGRRAIERQLVLVGRIAAAVAIVLAMLTARPLLGQSDQAFQYIQEYTGFFTPGITVIFLMGLFWKRATEAGALTAAIASFVLSLGLKTAAPAIPFMDRMAIVFGAAALLAAIVSLLRPQAREVNRVVTGDVVYATSFSFNAAAVGVVAILAALYATWW; from the coding sequence ATGACCCTGTCGACGATCGATCTGGCGGTGGTGATCGCCTATGCGATCGGCATATTCGCGCTGGCCCAATATGTCAGCCGCGATCGCGCCGGGCACCAGAAGGACAGCGCGGACTATTTCCTCGCGTCGAAATCGCTGCCGTGGTGGGCGATCGGCGCGTCGCTGATCGCGGCGAACATCTCGGCCGAGCAGATCGTCGGCATGGCGGGATCGGGCTATGCGATCGGGCTGGCGATATCCTCCTACGAGTGGATGGCGGCGCTGACCCTGCTGATCGTCGGCAAGTGGTTCCTGCCCATCTTCCTGCGCAACGGCATCTACACGATGCCGCAATTCCTGGAACAACGCTTCGGCCCGCGCCTGCGCACGCTGATGGCGGTGTTCTGGCTCGGCCTCTACGTGTTCGTGAACCTCACCTCGATCATCTGGCTCGGCTCGATCGCGGTCAATCAGGTGGCGGGCATCGATCAGGATGTCGCGCTGATCGGGCTCGGCCTGTTCGCGCTACTCTATCAGATACGCGGCGGCCTGAAGGCGGTGGCGATGACCGACATCGTGCAGGTGACGCTGCTGGTGTTCGGCGGCCTCTGCGTGTCCGCCATCACCCTGTCGCGGATCGGCGGGGCGGCGGGCATCCTCGGCGGCTTCGCCCGGCTGCAGCAGGCGGTGCCCGGCCATTTCGACATGATCCTCTCCGCCGACAATCCGTTCTACAAGGATCTGCCCGGCATATCGGTGCTGATCGGCGGCATGTGGATCGCCAATCTCAGCTACTGGGGCTTCAACCAGTATATCATCCAGCGCGCTCTGGCCGCCAGGGATCTGGGCGAGGCGCAGAAGGGCATCGTGCTCGCCGCCTTCCTGAAGATACTGATGCCGTTCGTCATCGTCCTGCCCGGCATCGCCGCCGTGGTGCTGGCGCCCGATCTCGCCAAGCCGGACCAGGCCTTTCCGACCATGATGCGGCTGCTGCCGCCGGGTCTGCTGGGCCTCGTCTTCGCGGCGCTTATCGCGGCGATCGTCGCGTCCACCGCGTCCAAGATCAACTCGATCGCCACGATCTTCACGCTCGATCTCTACGCCAAGCGCCGCGGCGCGAGGACGGCGGCGGAGGACGATGCGCCCGGCCGGCGCGCGATCGAGCGGCAACTGGTGCTGGTCGGCCGCATCGCCGCGGCGGTGGCGATCGTGCTGGCGATGCTCACGGCGCGCCCGCTGCTCGGCCAATCGGACCAGGCGTTCCAGTACATCCAGGAATATACCGGCTTCTTCACCCCCGGCATCACCGTGATCTTCCTGATGGGCCTGTTCTGGAAGCGCGCGACAGAGGCCGGCGCGCTGACGGCGGCGATCGCCTCGTTCGTGCTGTCGCTGGGGTTGAAGACGGCGGCGCCGGCGATCCCGTTCATGGACCGGATGGCGATCGTGTTCGGGGCGGCGGCCCTGCTCGCCGCCATCGTCTCGCTGCTGCGTCCGCAGGCGCGGGAGGTCAACCGCGTCGTCACCGGCGACGTGGTCTATGCGACGTCGTTCAGCTTCAACGCCGCCGCCGTGGGCGTGGTGGCGATCCTGGCGGCGCTGTACGCGACGTGGTGGTGA
- a CDS encoding YciI family protein, producing the protein MRVMVFMKATEDSERGMDPTPETMAAFAAMDAFTEELVAAGVFVAAAGLKPSAEGRRIAFDGAARTVVEGPFADPGTLVAGFSIWEVRDMDEAVAWASRCPNPMPGPSEIEIRPFFEAADLAGFVTPDDLSTPRAGERGKLGLA; encoded by the coding sequence ATGCGCGTGATGGTGTTCATGAAGGCCACAGAGGACAGCGAGCGGGGCATGGACCCCACGCCCGAGACGATGGCGGCGTTCGCGGCGATGGACGCCTTCACCGAGGAACTGGTCGCGGCCGGCGTGTTCGTGGCCGCCGCCGGCCTGAAGCCCAGCGCCGAGGGCCGGCGCATCGCCTTCGACGGCGCCGCCCGCACCGTCGTCGAGGGGCCGTTCGCCGATCCGGGCACGCTGGTCGCCGGCTTCTCGATCTGGGAAGTCCGCGACATGGACGAGGCGGTCGCCTGGGCCAGCCGCTGCCCCAACCCCATGCCCGGCCCGAGCGAGATCGAGATCCGGCCCTTCTTCGAGGCCGCCGACCTCGCCGGCTTCGTCACGCCCGACGACCTCTCGACGCCCCGCGCGGGCGAACGCGGGAAACTCGGGCTGGCGTGA
- a CDS encoding SRPBCC domain-containing protein, which translates to MTDASDPARELSVARHIAAPVEDVWRTMIDRFEAWFCPRPWRAEARDIDWRPGGRSLVVMHGPDGEEMPNEGVILDYQPNRRFVFTDAFKGDWHPSGPFIVGVFEIAPAGDGTRFTATARHWTDEALEQHRAMGFEQGWGAMADQLKTLAEGGTL; encoded by the coding sequence GTGACCGACGCCTCCGATCCCGCCCGCGAACTCAGCGTCGCGCGCCACATCGCCGCCCCCGTCGAGGATGTCTGGCGGACGATGATCGATCGCTTCGAAGCGTGGTTCTGCCCCCGCCCGTGGCGGGCGGAGGCGCGCGACATCGATTGGCGCCCCGGCGGCCGCAGCCTGGTGGTGATGCACGGGCCGGACGGCGAGGAGATGCCGAACGAGGGCGTGATCCTGGACTATCAGCCGAACCGCCGCTTCGTGTTCACCGATGCCTTCAAGGGCGATTGGCATCCGAGCGGCCCGTTCATCGTGGGCGTGTTCGAGATCGCGCCGGCGGGTGACGGCACCCGCTTCACCGCCACCGCGCGCCACTGGACCGACGAGGCGCTGGAGCAGCACCGCGCGATGGGCTTCGAACAGGGCTGGGGCGCGATGGCCGACCAGTTGAAGACGCTTGCCGAGGGCGGCACGCTGTAA